The Elusimicrobiota bacterium DNA window AACAATTTTTAAAAATTGCCCCGCCGTGTGAAATTGGATGGTACTGGGCAAAACGCCAAAACTAATTTTTTCGGCCCCCCCCGATATGTCTACAGTAAGAGCCCAGGAACGATCGGCTCCCCACAGACAAACACCCGAGAGGGCAATTACAAAAAATCGAAAAATATTTTTTATTCGCATTTTAGTCACCCACCATTTTTTCGACCTGATGAATTATCCCGGTCGAGTCTCGATAGTATGCCGTCACTGTCCCTGTTCCATCCCAGCCTTTCTGCGATAAAAGAACGTCCACCTGTCCCGACCCAAAGTTTCCGGGTGCCACGGCCACTGCGTTGCCTTCCTGATAAGCCGTTACCCGCCCCCCCCCCACCAACCCAAGATCCGCCCCCAGGGCCGGGCGAAGCGTCACATTGCCCTCATTAAGAAATCCGGCGGTCACGCTCACACGATCCGCGTGCCCCACCGTTCTCAACGATTCGATTGAAAGAGCGTACCGTTCTGTCCCCTCAATCACCAAGTGAACTTTTCGAATCACACGAATCTCACTGGTGGACAAGGGCCCCCGAACACGGGCCCACACTTGAGCCTCTCGCTCCCCCGACCCCAAGGGCACTTTCACCTTTAAACGGGCCACCCGTTTCTTTCCCGGCCGAAGGCGAAACTTTTGGGGAGACACCGTCACCCACGGCTTCTCTCCTTCCACCGGCGCCACCTGAAGGGACAACCGAACATTCACCGTCTCGGCCGAATCGTTCACCAACGTCACCGCGGCTTTGATCCGCCGCCCCGGCTCCCCCCTTAACGGTATAAACTCCGGTGTCATGTCTAACGCACGAACGGGTCCCCAGAGGAACCCCCCCACCAAAATCGCGCCCCAAACCGAACGGCTTTTCATCCGCCCCCCTCATCCACAAGACAAAAGGATCCTGCCAAACGCCTTTAGTTCAACGGTGCCGGGGTCTCGGTCAGCTTCACTTTTTCCGCTGTAACGTTAAGAGAAAATGACTTGCTCATGGTCTGAAGGGGCCCAAAAGAGTCCCCGTAGGTGGCCGTCAAATGAGCCTTGTATTCCCCGGGAGCCCAATCTGGTCTTTTGGAGCGGGCAAAAAATTCTTGGCGAGCGCCGGGAAAAACCGGGGTTCCGTACTCCAGGGGAATTCGTTCTGTCTCTCCCCCAAAAAAATCGGTGATCACCCATTCGCCCTTAGGACGCACATGGGTATTTCCATGGGAAACGAGGGTGACCGCTAACTCCAACCCGCCCGGGGTTGGCATAAAGGCTTTTTCCGCTGAAGGAGTTAATTCCACTCGCTCGGTTCCTTTAGCTGAAAGATATATGGGAATCCCATGACGAAGCTGGATTCCCATATTACCACCCGGTCCCCTTTCGGGGGGACCGCTAAAAAAGACCAACGCCAACGCCTCTCCTTCTAAATGGGGTGGAACACGTATTTTATAGCGGATCCGCTTACTGGCGTTCGGACGCAAAATCAGTTTCTTCGGGATTTTCAGGGTGAGCCATTCGGAGGGGGGAACCGGGGAGGGTTTCCCAATTTGGGTCACCCAGCCATCCTGAACCTCGATGCCGACGCGGAGAGACTCGGCGCGGGGGTTGCGAAGGCTTAAATAGCCCTTAACAGTTTTCCCTGGCGTCGCGGATATTTCGACCACCGAGGGCCGAATCTCCAAAAAGCCGCCCGCCTGGGCAAAACCAACCGCCCAGAAGAGGAAGATCGCCCACAGAGCCTGAACCCGTTTCATAAGGAGAGCTCCACTCCGCCGGAGGGCACTGGCCCCCCGGCGGGGAGAGCCTACTTAATTATTTATTGATCAGGTCAAACTTAACCGTCGTGCTATACGCCGCGGGAGGCGCGCCACTGAACTGCCCTTCCAGATAAACGTAGAAAGGAGTGGTGGGAGTGGCCAACAACTCGGTGGCACTTTCCAAGTTCGGACGCACGATGCGGGTTTCGGCGAAAGAACCGAAAGCCACGTTCAGATAGCCGCTCGCGATATCGAAACTCTGGTCCCCCTCTTGCTCCGGGGTATCTCCGTCCGCGCTGTCCTTGAGATAGGTAAATCCGTTCCCACCGGCCTGCCAAACGGGAGGATTAACCGTGGTGTCCATTTTACGCCCATCCGCCGGGTTTCCGGTCGCGGGCCCCGCGGGGATCGTGGTGGGATTCGCTAACCATCCCAACGCCACTTTCGCTCCCTCACGCGCTGGGGCGATCATACCGCCGTATTGCCATCCCCAGGTTGCGGTTGCGGGCAAAACGCCCCCGAAGTTTTCCGTATACGCTTTCAATTCCCATGACGTTTCGTTATCGTCAACGGAGATTTTCACGTATTCGCCAGGCAGGGTGGACCAGGCGGGAACAGTATTCGCGACAGAACCGAAACCAATGGCCGTCGCAAGGCTGTCATCACTGATCTTACGAACTTCCACATTCAACGCGCTGACGCCGGAAATGGTAGCGCTGACGTCAACGGTTTTGGTGTCCGCGGACGCTGCGTGAACAACATTCGCGGTAAAGGCGGCCGCGATAAGCGCAGCGCCGAGGGTTGTCATTTTTTTCATCTGTGTAGCCTCCTATCATTAAGTGGCATCAAGAATGCGCCCGTCGCCGCGAATCGCGCCCGCAACGCTGAGGGCTTTCCAACAGTTACATTGTAGTAAGCTAACCCGAAGATTCAGCGAAGAAGTTGTAAATTTGTTGTAACGTTTTTTTATAGTTTAAACTAATTATTTTTATTCCGTCAAGTCCTTAAAAGTATTCCCCATAAAAATCCGAGGTCCGCGTCCCTATCGACGGAACGCGGACCTCGGAAAGACGCAACGAAAGGATTTATTTCGCGACCCGAATTTCGGCGATATGAACGGTCCCCGCCCCACCCTGGGCTCCACTGACCGCAACGTCCAGGTAACGGATCAAGGAAGCGTCCAACCGGTTGTCGCCTCCCCACATATAAGCAAAGTCCGAGAGGGGAATGGTCACATCCACCCACTTTCCCCCGCCCGCCAACCCAGAGAAGACCTTTCCGAACGTCGAATCATCGCGGTCCACCAATTTTACTTCCAGGTCACAGGGTTCCCCGTCGCCTTTGATCCGGAACACCAAGCGCGGGTTGCCGGCCGAGAGGTCCGCGTTGATCGCACGACGAATGGACACCCATTGCCCCGCGGGGATCGAGTATTTGAGAGCCATGGTTTTGGCTCCTTTTTCTCCGACACCTGATTCCAACCCAAGGGAAGACCCTTCACCCTTCGCCACCATCCACCCTTCTTTCGATTGGCCGTTGAAGATCACACCGCCTTTGCCGATGTTGCCTTCTTTGGAGGCCGTGCCCATCCGCAAGTCCGAAATGAGCAGTTCGCCCGCCCCACCGTCACCGGCAGAGATAGCGAAATAGATGTCTTTAATCCGGCCCAAGGTGGGATCGCCACCCCACCAGTAACTGAAGTCCGCTTCGGACAAGGTCACCGTGGTCCAATCGTTGGACTCTGTGAGGAGAGGACGTTTAACGCCGTAGTTGCTGTCGTCTTCGTCCACCAGTTTAATTTCCAGATTGTTGTTGGCTCCCTTTGATTTCATTTGAAACGACAGGGCTTTCCCCTTGAAGTCATCAATGGCAAAGCCCTTGCTGATGGCCACCCATTTGCCGTTCTTCAAGTCGTAAGAAACACGTAGGGCAGATCCCCCCGGTCCGGCGACCTGACTCAGTTTCAGCTCAGAACTGTTGTCTTTGGCCTGGGCCCAGTCTACCTTAATGAAGCTATCCAAAAGTTGGGCACCCGATGCCACCGCGGGAGCCGCGCTTTTCCCTTTCGACTCTTTTGATTTGGCTTGTCCATCAACAGCCAGCCCGCCCAACGCGAAACAACACGCGAGAAGGACCGTGGTTCCTTTATTCGATATGCTCATAGAAACTCTCCTTTGAATGGTCAGGATAAAAACAAAATCTACTCTTTCAGGCCCGTTGTGGCAATACCCCGGATCACATATTTCTGGGCCAGGATGAACACCACGATCACCGGAACCACCACCACCACGGCCGCGGCCATCAGAAGACCGAAATCGGTGGGGTGCTGTCCGTTGAGATTGGCCAGGGCCACCGGAAGGGTATACCCCGCTTCGCGCACCATCACGATCAACGGCCAAAGAAAATCATTCCACGACCCCATAAAAGTGAAGATCCCGAGCGTCGCCAAAATGGGCCGGCACAGGGGAAGGACCACGCTCCAATAAATCCGAAATTCCGAACACCCATCGATGCGCGCCGATTCAATGAGGTCGTTGGGAATGGACATCATGAATTGGCGAATCAGGAAGATTCCGAACACGTTGGCCGACACGGGGATAATAAGCCCCAAATAACTGTTCAACAATCCCAGTTTCTTAAGCAAAAGGAAGACCGGGATCATGGTCAGTTGGCCCGGAACCATCATGGTCGCCAGGAGAAGACTAAATAATTTATCCCGATGGCGAAACTGGTGCTTAGCGAAAGCGTACCCAGCCATGGAATTAATGAAGAGGGACAGAATCGTGATGCTCGTGGAAACGATAACACTGTTACGGAAATGCAATAAAAAGTTGACTTCTTTGATCAGTTGGATGTACCACTGCAACGTTGGCTCGGTGGGGATCCAGGTGGGTGGGTAAGTAAAAAGCCCCCCTCCGGATTTCAAGGAAGTCGATAACATCCAGAAAAACGGAAGGAGCGTCGCCGCCGCCGTAACCGCCAGCAAAACGTGCAGCCCCCCAGACACTAACGAATCCGAAAGGAGTCGCCGGACCCGAGGCGTCATGAGTTCACCTCAAAACCATTCTTCTTCAGACGCATCTGAATAAAAGTGAAAACAAAAATAAGCCCAAAAAGCGTGTAACTGATGGCGGAGGCATACCCCAAATTAAAGAACCGGAACCCTTGGTTGTACATATGGAGAACGATCGACGTGGTGGAATCCAAGGGCCCTCCTTTCGTCATGACGTAAGGTTCCGCAAAAAATTGCAAATATCCGATGATGGTCATGATTGAAACAAAAAGGAGCGTCGGGGCCAAGCCGGGGATGGTGATGTAGCGAAAACATTGCCAGCCACTCGCCCCGTCAATACGCGCGGCTTCATACTGGCTTTCCGGGATGGTTTGAAGGCCGGCCAAAAAAATGACCATGTTGTACCCAAAGTTTTTCCAAACCGCCATGAGAATCAAAGAGGGCAACGAGGTTCGCGGGTCCGAAAGCCAAAACAGTTTTTTCATCCCCAGTCCTTCTTGAAGGAACCAGTTAAAGACCCCGTATTCCGGGTTGTAAAGCCATCGCCAAACAACAGCCACCGCCACCACCGTTGTCACCACGGGGGCGAAAAATGACATCCGGAACAACGATTTCATTTTTACCATCCGTTGATTGAGCGCCACCGCCGCCAAAAGGGAAACCGTGATCGTTAAGGGAACCCCAACAGCGGTAAAAAAAAGCGTGTTCCAAAGGGCCCGCCAGAAAATCGGGTCCTGCAAAATCCGGCCGTAATTCTCAATCCCAATGAATTGCATCCGGGTCCATTCGTTGATGCTGAAAATGTTCAGGTCCGTGAGACTGATAAGAAACGAAACCGCCATGGGGAAAAACATAAAAATAAAGAGGAGGAGCACCGCGGGAAAAACGAAAAAGAGACCAACGAGATCCCGCTGAATGAATTGCCGCCATCGAAACGGGGGGACCACCTCTTCCCCGTTCCCCAACCGCAAGTGCCAAAAGGACCGGGCCCAGAGGGCCCCAAGGAAAAGTACCGTTCCTCCAATCACCCACCAGAAAAAGGTTCGCCAGGAATTGGGCCGGCTCCCCCGCTCCACCCGCATTTTCACAATCGTGGTCTCCAATTCTTGAAGACCCAGTTGAATTTCGTCTTTTGTTAACTGCGTGTTGAGGACAATCTTTTCCATAGCGTCCTCAGTGGCGCTCGCAATTTGTTCCCATTCAGGAACGGTGGGGGGACTAGCGGTGTCGAACATCTGTTGACCGAAAATTTGGATCATGGGTTTGTCGGCAAAGAAAGGGTCTTTCCAGGCGGACTGAACCGAGGGAAGATCCGTGGTGATGCGCATCCATTCCACTTGGTTTTTCGGATCGCTTAAGAATTCGAGAAACTTGAACGCGAGATCCTTCTTCTTAGAGTCTTTGTAGACCACCAAGTTGGAACCGCCCACAAAAGAAGTCCGCGTCTTTTTTCCCGGAAGCAGGGACACACCCCACCGGCCATTGAGTTCCGGCAACTCTTTTCCCACCAACTCCACCATCCACGGCCCCGAGACGAACATGGGAAGGTAGCCCGTCCGAAAGGCGTGATAGATGTCCACATCCGCGCCCTCTTTAGAAGGCGTTAGCCCCTCTTGAAAAAAACTCCGGTAGTAAAGCATCGCTTCGAAATAGGCGGTTTCCGATGGTCGTAAGGGGTCTCCCCCATTTTGCCACACGGCCATCAGAAGGTCGGTCCACCCTCGAGACCCCAGGGAAATGCCGTAGGCTTTTTTTCCATCGGTTGTTTTTTGGCGCGAAAGGCGGGTCGCAACGGTCTTCATTTCTTCCCACGTGGTGGGCGGATGGGAAAACCCCACAGCGGCCAAGAGATCTTTCCTGTAAAAAAGAACCCGTGTGTCCACATACCAGGGAATTCCGTAAAGCCGCCCGTCCACTTCACAGGTGTGGAGCGATCCCGGGAAAAAGGCTTCGGGGTTGGCGGTGGGAGACGTGGCGGCCCGTTCGTCCAAAGCGTCCAAGGCCCCCATGGCGGCGAACTCCGCCATCCAGGTGGTCCCCATCTGGCTGACATCGGGAGGGATGCCACCCACCACAGCGGTTAAAAGTTTGGCGTGGGCGGCTTCCCAAGGAATGGCCTGAGTTTCAATCTTCGCCCCCGGGTTCTCCCGCTCAAACCGGCGGGCCATCTCCGCAATTTTCTTCCCCTCTTCGCCCATGGCCCACACCACCAAAGGCCCTTCCTCGCCCCGTAATCCCCCCGGCAAAAAAGCGGC harbors:
- a CDS encoding carbohydrate ABC transporter permease, translating into MTPRVRRLLSDSLVSGGLHVLLAVTAAATLLPFFWMLSTSLKSGGGLFTYPPTWIPTEPTLQWYIQLIKEVNFLLHFRNSVIVSTSITILSLFINSMAGYAFAKHQFRHRDKLFSLLLATMMVPGQLTMIPVFLLLKKLGLLNSYLGLIIPVSANVFGIFLIRQFMMSIPNDLIESARIDGCSEFRIYWSVVLPLCRPILATLGIFTFMGSWNDFLWPLIVMVREAGYTLPVALANLNGQHPTDFGLLMAAAVVVVVPVIVVFILAQKYVIRGIATTGLKE
- a CDS encoding extracellular solute-binding protein, with protein sequence MSRRFLFVLLTAAAFLPGGLRGEEGPLVVWAMGEEGKKIAEMARRFERENPGAKIETQAIPWEAAHAKLLTAVVGGIPPDVSQMGTTWMAEFAAMGALDALDERAATSPTANPEAFFPGSLHTCEVDGRLYGIPWYVDTRVLFYRKDLLAAVGFSHPPTTWEEMKTVATRLSRQKTTDGKKAYGISLGSRGWTDLLMAVWQNGGDPLRPSETAYFEAMLYYRSFFQEGLTPSKEGADVDIYHAFRTGYLPMFVSGPWMVELVGKELPELNGRWGVSLLPGKKTRTSFVGGSNLVVYKDSKKKDLAFKFLEFLSDPKNQVEWMRITTDLPSVQSAWKDPFFADKPMIQIFGQQMFDTASPPTVPEWEQIASATEDAMEKIVLNTQLTKDEIQLGLQELETTIVKMRVERGSRPNSWRTFFWWVIGGTVLFLGALWARSFWHLRLGNGEEVVPPFRWRQFIQRDLVGLFFVFPAVLLLFIFMFFPMAVSFLISLTDLNIFSINEWTRMQFIGIENYGRILQDPIFWRALWNTLFFTAVGVPLTITVSLLAAVALNQRMVKMKSLFRMSFFAPVVTTVVAVAVVWRWLYNPEYGVFNWFLQEGLGMKKLFWLSDPRTSLPSLILMAVWKNFGYNMVIFLAGLQTIPESQYEAARIDGASGWQCFRYITIPGLAPTLLFVSIMTIIGYLQFFAEPYVMTKGGPLDSTTSIVLHMYNQGFRFFNLGYASAISYTLFGLIFVFTFIQMRLKKNGFEVNS